One segment of Cryptococcus neoformans var. grubii H99 chromosome 2, complete sequence DNA contains the following:
- a CDS encoding phosphoribosylformimino-5-aminoimidazole carboxamide ribotide isomerase: MSRKHSQFRPCIDLHQGVVKQIVGGTLDLTSRSGAGPTENFVATHPPSYFAGLYKTNDLMGGHIIKLGPGNDEAANEAVSTWRDGMQVGGGITEANAQEWLNNGASKVIVTSYLFPNGKFDEDRLKRLANQVGKDKLVVDISCRKRESGWVVAMNGWKTLTDMAVTKESIQLVEQYCSELLIHAADVEGLCQGIDEELVTRLGEWVSIPCTYAGGAKDISDLALVDRLSSGKVDLTFGSSLDIFGGKGVKFTDLVKADKEAKKQSV, translated from the exons ATGTCCAGAAAGCACTCCCAATTCCGACCTTGTATCGATCTCCACCAAGGCGTCGTCAAACAAATTGTGGGCGGTACCCTTGATCTCACGTCTCGGTCTGGCGCTGGACCCACCGAGAACTTCGTTGCTAC ACACCCTCCTTCCTACTTTGCCGGCCTGTACAAGACTAACGACCTTATGGGAGGACACATAATCAAGCTTGGTCCAGGAAACGACGAGGCTGCGAATGAAGCAGTCAGTACTTGGAGAGATGGTATGCAAGTCGGTGGTGGGATAACGGAAGCCAATGCCCAGGAATGGCTAAATAATGGTGCCTCCAAG GTGATTGTAACGAGTTACTTGTTTCCGAACGGCAAGTTTGATGAGGATAGATTAAAACGCCTGGCAAACCAAGTTGGCAAGGACAAACTTGTTGTTGATATTAG CTGTCGTAAACGAGAAAGCGGCTGGGTTGTAGCTATGAACGGGTGGAAGACTCTTACAGATATGGCCGTTACTAAGG AAAGTATACAGCTTGTAGAGCAGTATTGCTCTGAATTGCTCATCCATGCTGCCGACGTTGAAGGATTATGTCAAGGCATCGATGAAGAACTTGTCACCC GGCTTGGCGAGTGGGTAAGCATCCCCTGTACATATGCTGGCGGTGCCAAAGATATCTCCGACCTAGCCCTTGTTGATCGGTTATCAAGCGGCAAAGTTGACCTTACTTTTGGCTCATCACTTGATATCTTTGGAGGCAAGGGTGTCAAATTTACAGATTTGGTCAAGGCGGACAAGGAAGCCAAGAAGCAGTCAGTTTAG
- a CDS encoding UDP-glucose:glycoprotein glucosyltransferase, which translates to MRASTVALALAASALAASASPPVRVSLETGWAAPPLVLEILETVYDEYPSSYFQLLHLLSSLPPDSTDESILSSTLDLIQAYSLLPSPSSLSTFHLALSLHSTAPRIEAQYNWYNSAVKGQENKLGVEGCEGWVEWRGKGFCDVDGLKRDMEMSIEEGIHKINQEPHSLPFDRTFSSASSTSFSPRAIFYYAPFASTSNELLGYLDHHASHYPEFTYTVRYQSPLSDAAKKPSSLSGWGAEMALKKMDYLVVDDRATGKITFQNEGDEVARNESNIFAHVFGNDPWSDQATPLTATEIRDIGLKAATLIMSSDDPISALTHLSQDFPKYSAALAHQVEVPEDIQSKGRTIAVRGKAKEAIYINGKPFDRDLNPYTLLKALRDERQLTISLTSLGLTPKQSIDILADPVVGQGQIEDDMGEGLVDASDRIEGGDVITYWNDIEKDKRYHNWPIHPQGYMRPVYPGQFHNVRRNTFNLIFALDLSRISSLELIVHSISTMIQRGLPIRFGIVPVFEPEQQDDISLQMAKVFWYSVKTFGRSSTRDFFAAIIDAIPRQLNNPAPQVNDDVLRKGYDALSATSKKASLAFDDVLTSDDWDHHIEKAGNYLKRLLITKKDTENGGMFMNGRFTPNAPTWPNIVTQEMQSQLAFIQEQVMLDAIPEDISTMFYDLPATSKRRSSLVIPVGDNKLKVFNLVDLFKNEGIEGKLSGEFVYPDGERGTPISMWIIGDLDSPEGLEIVKNGLQHLQTPQCASRLGFIHVPPASRHSSCPAGQYCFSTVLYQILSQNALSLTKPSDLLELISEVQHSVKTNLEKAGEINVGNQEVDDFGITFTLSPEDQQKYFEAKPLHSMTFGGWVAGDTAAASEFWKAGTQIAGKLAITDGVHILVNGRLVGPITPVTFPLDDFEALEAYEHRKRVKPIIDVLKTMYDDITAFDRPTLANLISKASSVVTAAYKPLDGEGIFAPAQSTRTRYYERLDDGSTSFKLGDEDMSLLKVAVVVNPLSEQAQKWSPLIQTLSEMDHVFVSVYLEPEALMEEVKLKRFYRTSVPSRLTFDVDGAAIAPGLTFNDLPSNPIYTLGLDTPPSWIVSPRTSPYDLDNLLLSSTSSPVAVTFQLKQLLIEGHARESGNIPPRGLQLQLKTLDGDIAADTQVMANLGYLQFRATPGYYTLSIRPGRGEEVFNLESIGAEGWDSPSVGEVGDGVSLSSFDGETIYPRFARKEGMEKADVLQESVAAPEGLAKQVYSRMKSIVGLSTKVTPAKSEHADINIFTVASGLLYERFASIMILSVMKHTNSSVKFWFIENFLSPTFITFIPKLAEEYGFQYEFVTYKWPHWLRAQTEKQRIIWAYKILFLDVLFPMSLDKVIFVDADQIVRTDMKELVDVDLHGRVYGYAPMGNSRKEMEGFRFWKSGYWKEALRGRPYHISALYVVDLKKFRQLATGDRLRGQYHALSADPNSLANLDQDLPNSMQDQIPIWTLDQDWLWCQTWCSDESLATAKTIDLCQNPLTKEPKLVRARQIPEWDAYDQEIAAFAARVSEEGEESGALAISVDYLASERHVSGVEGKEGETEREAEGRIGDEL; encoded by the exons ATGAGAGCAAGCACAGTAGCTCTAGCCCTCGCAGCTTCAGCCCTAGCGGCGTCCGCGTCTCCACCAGTACGCGTAAGTCTCGAGACAGGCTGGGCAGCTCCCCCCTTGGTCCTCGAGATCCT CGAAACTGTGTATGATGAATACCCTTCGTCCTACTTCcagctccttcatcttttatcctctcttcctccagatTCTACAGACGAATCCATATTATCCTCAACGCTGGACCTCATTCAAGCCTACTCACTACTTCCTTCGCCGTCATCACTATCTACTTTTCACCTTGCCTTATCCCTACACTCAACAGCACCTAGAATAGAAGCCCAATACAACTGGTACAATAGTGCCGTGAAGGGACAGGAAAATAAGTTGGGAGTGGAAGGTTGTGAAGGTTGGGTTGAATGGCGAGGGAAAGGGTTCTGTGATGTTGATGGGCTAAAGCGGGACATGGAGATGAGTattgaggaaggaataCATAAAAT TAACCAGGAACCTCATTCACTTCCATTCGATCGCACTTTTTCGTCGGCCTCTTCTACCTCATTCTCGCCTCGGGCCATATTCTATTACGCTCCATTCGCTTCTACTTCCAATGAACTTCTTGGATACCTGGATCACCATGCGTCTCACTACCCAGAGTTCACTTATACCGTCCGTTACCAGTCCCCTTTGTCGGACGCCGCCAAAAAACCTTCGTCTCTCTCAGGATGGGGCGCGGAGATGGCCCTTAAGAAGATGGATTATCTCGTTGTTGACGACCGCGCTACTGGGAAGATCACCTTCCAGAATGAAGGTGATGAGGTGGCTCGGAATGAGAGTAACATATTTGCTCACGTATTTGGGAATGACCCATGGAGTGATCAAGCAACGCCTTTGACAGCGACAGAGATCAGAG ACATTGGTCTCAAGGCTGCTACTCTTATCATGTCTTCGGATGACCCTATTTCTGCCCTAACTCACCTTTCGCAAGATTTTCCCAAGTATTCGGCTGCCCTCGCTCATCAAGTTGAGGTACCAGAGGATATTCAATCAAAGGGCAGGACTATTGCTGTCAGAGGAAAGGCGAAAGAAGCTATATATATTAATGGCAAGCCGTTTGACAGGGATTTGAATCCGTATAC TCTTCTGAAAGCCCTTCGTGATGAGCGCCAACTCACAATTTCCCTCACTTCCTTGGGTCTTACCCCAAAGCAATCCATTGACATATTGGCGGATCCCGTTGTTGGCCAAGGCcagattgaagatgacatGGGAGAAGGCTTGGTAGATGCAAGTGATAGAATCGAGGGTGGCGACGTTATTACTTATTGGAATGACATTGAGAAAGACAAAAGGTATCACAATTGGCCTATCCATCCTCAAGGG TACATGCGCCCTGTATACCCTGGTCAGTTCCATAACGTCAGGCGGAATACATTCAATCTCATTTTCGCCCTGGACCTCTCCCGAATCTCGTCCCTTGAGCTTATTGTCCACTCCATTTCTACCATGATTCAGAGAGGTTTGCCTATAAGATTTGGTATAGTACCTGTATTTGAGCCTGAACAGCAAGACGACATCT CTCTTCAGATGGCCAAAGTCTTCTGGTACTCGGTCAAGACctttggaagaagctcaaCCCGGGACTTTTTCGCTGCT ATCATCGATGCAATTCCGCGCCAGCTCAACAATCCTGCTCCTCAAgtaaatgatgatgttctCCGTAAAGGGTATGATGCCCTTTCCGCGACTTCTAAAAAGGCTTCTTTAGCCTTTGATGATGTTTTGACCTCTGACGATTGGGATCACCATATCGAGAAGGCTGGGAATTATTTGAAGAGGTTGTTAATCACCAAAAAAGATACAGAGAATGGCGGTATGTTCATGAACGGGAGGTTCACGCCTAATGCGCCTACCTGGCCCAACATTGTTACACAAGAGATGCAGTCACAGCTCGCCTTCATCCAAGAACAG GTCATGTTGGACGCAATCCCCGAAGACATTTCAACTATGTTCTATGATTTGCCAGCCACCTCtaaaaggaggagcagcCTCGTTATTCCAGTTGGCGACAACAAGCTCAAAGTTTTCAATTTGGTCGATCTCTTTAAAAATGAGGGGATTGAAGGCAAATTGAGCGGAGAGTTCGTCTATCCAG atggagaaagaggaacaCCGATCAGTATGTGGATTATAGGAGACCTTGATTCTCCTGAAGGTCTGGAGATTGTCAAGAACGGCCTACAGCACCTCCAGACTCCGCAATGCGCTTCCAGGCTCGGCTTCATTCATGTACCCCCTGCATCTCgccattcttcttgtcccGCAGGGCAGTATTGCTTCTCAACTGTGCTTTACCAGATTCTTTCCCAAAACGCACTCTCTTTGACCAAACCTTCTGATCTACTGGAGCTCATATCAGAAGTCCAGCACTCTGTTAAAACAAATTTGGAAAAAGCTGGCGAAATTAACGTTGGGAACCAAGAAGTGGATGACTTTGGAATAACATTCACACTGTCTCCCGAGGACCAACAGAAGTATTTCGAGGCTAAACCTTTGCACAGTATGACGTTTGGCGGGTGGGTTGCTGGAGATACAGCTGCGGCTAGCGAGTTCTGGAAGGCCGGGACCCAAATCGCAGGAAAGCTTGCCATCACGGACGGTGTGCACATACTTGTTAATGGTCGA CTTGTCGGTCCCATCACTCCAGTGACATTCCCGCTTGATGACTTCGAAGCTTTGGAGGCGTACGAGCACAGGAAGCGCGTTAAGCCTATCATCGATGTTCTTAAGACGATGTACGATGATATTACTGCCTTTGACAG ACCAACATTGGCCAACCTTATCTCCAAAGCCTCCTCTGTAGTCACCGCGGCTTATAAGCCTCttgatggtgaaggaatCTTCGCACCTGCCCAATCGACTAGGACGAGGTATTATGAAAGACTTGACGATGGATCCAC GTCATTCAAGCTCGGGGATGAGGACATGTCCCTGTTGAAGGTGGCAGTTGTTGTAAACCCATTATCTGAGCAAGCCCAAAAGTGGTCGCCTCTCATCCAG ACTTTGTCTGAAATGGACCACGTCTTTGTGTCTGTATATCTAGAGCCAGAGGCGCTAATGGAGGAGGTCAAGTTGAAGAGGTTCTATCGTACTTCTGTACCTTCCAGGTTGACCTTTGATGTCGATGG TGCTGCCATTGCCCCTGGTCTGACATTCAACGACCTTCCCTCCAACCCTATCTATACTCTTGGTCTCGACACTCCGCCGTCCTGGATTGTCTCGCCCAGGACTTCACCATACGATCTggacaatcttctcctgtcCTCCACCTCGTCACCTGTCGCTGTCACCTTCCAGCTCAAGCAACTTTTGATTGAGGGCCACGCTCGAGAATCAGGCAACATTCCTCCTCGTGGTCTTCAACTACAGCTCAAAACCCTTGATGGAGATATTGCTGCCGATACACAAGTGATGGCTAACCTCGGTTACTTGCAATTCCGCGCCACGCCTGGTTACTATACATTGTCCATCAGACCGGGTAGGGGTGAAGAAGTCTTCAACCTTGAGAGCATTGGTGCCGAGGGTTGGGATAGCCCGTCGGTAGGGGAAGTCGGAGACGGTGTCAGTCTGTCAAGCTTTGATGGAGAGACGATATACCCAAGATTcgcaaggaaagagggtaTGGAGAAAGCCGACGTCCTTCAAGAATCGGTTGCTGCTCCGGAAGGATTGGCGAAACAGGTCTATTCAAG GATGAAGTCTATCGTTGGACTGTCAACAAAGGTTACGCCCGCTAAGTCTGAGCATGCCGATATTAACATTTTCACTGTTGCTTCTGGTCTTTTGTACGAGCGTTTTGCATCAATCATGATTCTTAGTGTCATGAAGCACACCAATAGCTCTGTCAAATTTTGGTTTATC GAAaacttcctttccccaACTTTCATT ACGTTTATCCCTAAACTTGCCGAGGAATACGGCTTTCAATACGAGTTCGTAACTTACAAGTGGCCGCACTGGCTGCGAGCTCAGACAGAGAAGCAACGAATCATTTGGGC ATACAAGATCCTTTTCCTCGATGTCCTTTTCCCCATGTCTCTTGACAAAGTCATCTTTGTCGATGCCGACCAGATTGTTCGTACTGACATGAAGGAGCTAGTGGATGTCGATTTGCATGGAAGGGTCTACGGCTATGCGCCTATGGGTAACAGCcgaaaagagatggaaggctTTAGATTCTGGAAGAGCGGATATTGGAAGGAAGCGCTGAGAGGAAGACCGTACCATATTAG TGCTCTGTACGTTGTTGATCTCAAAAAGTTCAGGCAGCTCGCTACGGGA GATCGACTTCGAGGGCAATACCATGCACTTTCAGCCGATCCTAATTCACTTGCCAACCTGGATCAAGACCTTCCCAACTCAATGCAGGATCAAATCCCTATATGGACACTGGATCAAGACTGGTTGTGGTGTCAAACTTGGTGCAGCGATGAAAGCTTGGCCACGGCGAAGACTA TCGACCTTTGTCAAAACCCTCTTACT AAGGAGCCCAAGCTTGTCCGTGCTCGACAGATTCCAGAGTGGGACGCGTACGACCAAGAAATTGCCGCGTTCGCTGCTCGGGTGTCagaggagggtgaagaaagCGGGGCTTTGGCTATCAGCGTGGACTATTTGGCGTCAGAACGCCACGTTTCTGGGGTcgaagggaaagagggggAGACAGAGCGTGAAGCTGAAGGACGTATCGGGGATGAGCTGTGA